The following are encoded in a window of Rhizobium sp. WYJ-E13 genomic DNA:
- a CDS encoding thymidylate synthase produces the protein MKQYLDLLSHVMENGTDRGDRTGTGTRSVFGYQMRFDLDAGFPVLTTKKLHLRSIIYELLWFLKGETNIRFLRENGVSIWDEWADENGDLGPVYGAQWRSWPAPDGGHIDQIDNLVKGLVKNPNSRRHIVSAWNPAEVDDMALPPCHCLFQFYVADGRLSCQLYQRSADIFLGVPFNIASYALLTMMVAQVTGLKYGEFVHTLGDTHLYHNHFEQAKLQLARQPKPLPRMLIKRDVKDIFSFVYEDFELVGYDADANIKAPIAV, from the coding sequence ATGAAGCAATATCTCGACCTCTTGAGCCATGTGATGGAAAACGGCACCGACCGGGGCGACCGCACGGGTACCGGCACGCGTTCGGTCTTCGGCTATCAGATGCGCTTCGATCTCGATGCCGGCTTTCCGGTGCTGACGACGAAGAAACTGCATCTGCGCTCGATCATCTATGAACTGCTGTGGTTCCTCAAGGGTGAGACCAATATCCGCTTCCTGCGTGAAAACGGCGTCAGCATCTGGGACGAATGGGCCGACGAGAACGGCGATCTCGGCCCGGTCTACGGCGCTCAGTGGCGCTCCTGGCCGGCACCGGATGGCGGGCATATCGACCAGATCGACAATCTCGTAAAAGGCCTCGTCAAGAACCCCAATTCGCGCCGCCACATCGTCTCCGCCTGGAACCCGGCTGAGGTCGATGACATGGCGCTGCCGCCCTGCCATTGCCTGTTCCAGTTCTATGTGGCCGATGGAAGGCTTTCCTGCCAGCTCTATCAGCGCTCGGCCGATATCTTCCTCGGCGTCCCCTTCAATATCGCTTCCTATGCGCTGCTGACGATGATGGTGGCGCAGGTGACCGGGCTGAAATATGGCGAGTTCGTCCATACGCTCGGTGATACACATCTCTACCACAATCATTTCGAACAGGCGAAGCTGCAGCTGGCGCGCCAGCCGAAGCCGCTGCCGCGCATGCTGATCAAGCGCGATGTGAAGGATATCTTCAGCTTCGTCTACGAGGATTTCGAACTCGTCGGCTACGATGCCGATGCCAATATCAAGGCGCCGATCGCCGTCTGA
- a CDS encoding SspB family protein — protein MGQDHIRYDILAQDALRGVIRKVLTEVATTGRLPGDHHFFITFLTGAPGVRISQHLKSKYPEQMTIVIQHQFWELKITESHFEIGLSFSDVPEKLVIPFNAIRGFYDPSVNFELEFDVPLSDGEELPAAEITAYPVDAAKTDDAAAKPADGEEKKPGSVVSLDSFRKKQ, from the coding sequence ATGGGGCAGGATCACATCCGCTACGACATTCTGGCACAGGACGCGTTGCGCGGCGTCATCCGCAAGGTCTTGACTGAAGTCGCAACGACGGGCCGACTGCCCGGCGACCATCACTTCTTCATCACGTTTCTGACCGGCGCCCCCGGCGTGCGCATCTCGCAGCACCTGAAGTCCAAATATCCCGAGCAGATGACGATCGTCATCCAGCACCAGTTCTGGGAACTGAAAATCACCGAATCCCATTTCGAGATTGGCCTGTCGTTTTCCGACGTGCCGGAAAAGCTCGTCATCCCCTTCAACGCCATCAGAGGCTTCTACGATCCCTCGGTCAATTTCGAGCTGGAATTCGACGTGCCGCTGAGTGACGGCGAGGAGTTGCCGGCAGCCGAAATCACCGCCTATCCCGTTGACGCGGCCAAGACCGATGATGCGGCCGCAAAGCCCGCCGACGGCGAAGAAAAAAAACCAGGCTCCGTCGTTTCACTCGACTCTTTCCGCAAGAAGCAATGA
- a CDS encoding DUF4169 family protein, with amino-acid sequence MSAEIVNLRQFRKKQARSEKEVRAEQNRVSHGRTKAEKQLTKALNEKAEKALDQGRLEKDKT; translated from the coding sequence ATGAGCGCCGAAATCGTCAATCTGCGCCAGTTCCGCAAGAAGCAGGCCCGTTCCGAAAAGGAAGTGCGGGCTGAGCAGAACCGTGTGTCCCATGGGCGCACCAAGGCCGAGAAGCAATTGACCAAGGCCCTCAACGAGAAAGCCGAAAAGGCGCTCGATCAGGGCAGGCTCGAAAAAGACAAGACTTGA
- a CDS encoding ribbon-helix-helix domain-containing protein, with translation MIRKHSATLHGHRTSFSLEDEFWMELKTIAASRSMPLAALISEIDDNRPAESNLSSALRLHVLSWLKNGAAGA, from the coding sequence ATGATCCGTAAACATTCGGCGACACTGCATGGGCATCGCACAAGCTTCTCGTTGGAAGATGAATTCTGGATGGAACTGAAGACAATCGCAGCAAGTCGTTCCATGCCGCTTGCAGCGTTGATATCGGAAATAGACGATAACAGGCCGGCTGAGAGCAATCTCTCCTCGGCACTGCGCCTTCATGTCCTGAGCTGGTTGAAAAACGGCGCCGCAGGAGCTTGA
- a CDS encoding AsmA family protein, which produces MVGRFLVFLGGVIVVVLFVALLAPLFIDWTDFRMNFEDQASRIIGKKVTVHGTVDARLLPFPSVTLHDVRVGQEEDGKPVVQVEQFSMDAELAPFLSGEALIFDMRVINPKVRLRLLKDGSLDWMRGSQPEIPAKTVVLENVHVNGGEIEFVDDQSGRSRHVTGLNAEMSAKSLAGPWRIEGDGTLDGEHGSFSISSNQPDENGVLRARTRLAPDKHPVTIDLDGELKLVDSRPNYQGTLSAAIENREGKTEKGEAPPPRLKGRFELTNDRIRIPEYRMEVGSTDDPYVITGEATLDTGTAPEFLLTADGQQIDVNRIGNQGAAGKTNRDPAVSARQRLNSLIEIIGQVPIPQVPGKATVRLPAIVAGDTTIRDVALELRPAGNGWMIDNAVGTLPGRTQVEGKGKLTLIGDPSFNGQMVVASNQPTGLASWLSGSVDPAIRQLRQAGFSANVSLTHDLQRFENLEIAIGAATLKGRLERQATEGQTPSLSVALNGDALDLDALRALTGLFTGQDAGDNVLDHKIAAQLKADKFTAFGVQADNVETTFTLADGALSVDHLSIKNLAGAELTATGKAEGSLLDYKGTGEITFKAADPGSFFAMLREHLPHHPVMDRLVRNAAWYGNTALRGAVTLGGDDDNALAVTLAGVSNGSRVNLDYRMSDLLALTGNGTTALEATLDNAVPSILFGQAGLDPLPVDAGANGRMTLKVTAAGNDPADAALTFATDRTSFTANGKVDVRPDTFMNGNVALSLESADLDPYLVMNGIALPELGTGLPFKMQTNATIDADKVVLADLNGHAADNEFTGALTFDRKAAKTAASGSLALSKADLGWLGEAVFGQINDPSNGQLTTAALGQPLFRDLDVNLKLSAKQFWPGLFNTAVNDFTSDVAYKGDEMQLNNMAGNWDGGALSGNMLFTNANGTGFLQSRLTLADSDLGGVVWSRDGAPVANGKFGMSLSLEASGKTVADIASSLNGSGEIRLGETSVRGLNLAILAPLLAATDPMQDQINAGKIHPIVETLLNNGEAKLPPLGIPFNVTDGTLRVQNVSVANDLAHLTADAQIELPQERISATLGINLNPGAEALSGAEPGIRLNFSGLLASPGKTMDVTDITSFLSLRAFERERRRVERLQTNVLEKQRLRREVALYRFNDAQRVAAAEIERQRKAEEERLRALAQQAAERKAEAEAKAAAEAKAKAEAEAQARAAAEAEAARRSVPQPGQLNFDQVPGVQAQ; this is translated from the coding sequence TCGTCTTTCTAGGAGGAGTGATCGTCGTAGTGCTCTTTGTAGCGCTGCTGGCACCGCTGTTCATCGACTGGACGGATTTCCGGATGAATTTCGAGGATCAGGCAAGCCGTATCATCGGCAAGAAGGTGACGGTCCACGGCACGGTCGACGCACGGCTTCTACCGTTTCCGTCCGTGACGCTGCATGACGTGCGCGTCGGCCAGGAGGAGGACGGCAAGCCGGTCGTGCAGGTCGAGCAATTCTCCATGGATGCCGAGCTTGCGCCTTTCCTTTCCGGCGAAGCGCTGATCTTCGACATGCGCGTGATCAACCCCAAGGTGCGACTGCGGCTTCTGAAGGATGGATCGCTGGACTGGATGCGCGGCAGCCAGCCGGAAATTCCGGCCAAGACCGTCGTTCTGGAAAATGTGCACGTCAATGGCGGTGAGATCGAGTTCGTCGACGACCAGTCCGGCCGTTCGCGGCATGTGACGGGGCTCAATGCCGAGATGTCGGCGAAGTCGCTCGCCGGTCCATGGCGCATCGAGGGCGACGGCACGCTCGATGGCGAGCATGGCAGCTTTTCGATCTCCAGCAATCAGCCGGACGAGAACGGCGTGCTGCGCGCACGCACCCGGCTTGCACCTGACAAACATCCGGTTACCATCGATCTCGACGGCGAGCTGAAGCTGGTCGACAGCCGGCCGAACTATCAGGGCACGCTGTCTGCGGCGATTGAAAACCGCGAGGGCAAGACTGAAAAGGGAGAGGCGCCGCCGCCGCGCCTCAAGGGCCGTTTCGAGCTCACCAACGACCGCATCCGCATTCCCGAATACCGCATGGAAGTCGGCTCGACCGATGACCCCTATGTGATCACGGGGGAGGCGACACTGGACACCGGCACGGCGCCGGAATTTCTGCTGACCGCCGATGGCCAGCAGATCGACGTCAACCGTATCGGCAACCAGGGGGCTGCTGGCAAGACCAACCGCGATCCGGCGGTTTCGGCGCGCCAGAGGCTGAATTCGCTGATCGAAATCATCGGCCAGGTGCCGATCCCGCAGGTGCCCGGCAAGGCGACCGTGCGCCTGCCTGCCATCGTTGCCGGCGATACGACGATCCGCGATGTGGCATTGGAACTGCGGCCCGCCGGCAATGGCTGGATGATCGACAATGCCGTCGGCACGCTGCCCGGCCGCACGCAGGTGGAAGGCAAGGGCAAGCTGACGCTCATTGGCGATCCGTCCTTCAACGGCCAGATGGTCGTCGCCTCCAACCAGCCGACGGGGCTTGCCTCCTGGCTGTCCGGATCGGTCGATCCGGCGATCCGCCAGCTCCGGCAGGCCGGTTTCTCCGCCAATGTCAGCCTGACGCATGATCTGCAGCGTTTCGAGAACCTGGAGATCGCCATCGGTGCTGCGACGCTGAAAGGACGGCTGGAGCGGCAGGCGACCGAGGGCCAGACACCGTCGCTTTCCGTCGCACTGAATGGCGATGCGCTCGATCTCGATGCGCTGCGCGCCCTGACCGGTCTCTTTACCGGGCAGGATGCCGGTGACAACGTGCTTGACCACAAGATTGCTGCACAGCTCAAGGCGGACAAGTTCACGGCCTTCGGCGTGCAGGCCGACAATGTCGAGACGACCTTTACGCTTGCTGACGGGGCGCTTTCCGTCGACCATCTGTCGATCAAGAACCTTGCGGGTGCCGAACTGACGGCGACGGGCAAGGCGGAGGGATCGCTGCTCGACTACAAGGGTACCGGCGAGATCACCTTCAAGGCCGCCGATCCCGGCTCTTTCTTCGCCATGCTGCGCGAACACCTGCCGCATCACCCTGTGATGGACCGGCTGGTGCGCAATGCCGCTTGGTATGGCAATACGGCGCTGCGCGGCGCGGTGACGCTTGGCGGCGATGACGACAATGCGCTGGCGGTGACGCTGGCTGGCGTTTCGAACGGTAGCCGCGTCAATCTCGATTACCGCATGTCCGACCTTCTGGCGCTGACCGGCAACGGTACGACGGCGCTGGAGGCGACGCTCGACAACGCTGTTCCGTCGATCCTCTTCGGCCAGGCGGGTCTCGATCCACTGCCGGTCGATGCCGGCGCCAACGGCCGCATGACGCTGAAAGTAACGGCGGCGGGCAACGATCCGGCGGATGCCGCGCTGACCTTCGCCACAGACCGGACTTCGTTCACGGCGAACGGCAAGGTCGATGTGCGGCCCGACACTTTCATGAACGGCAATGTCGCCTTGTCGCTCGAAAGTGCGGATCTCGACCCGTATCTCGTCATGAACGGCATCGCGCTGCCTGAGCTCGGCACCGGGCTGCCCTTCAAGATGCAGACCAATGCGACCATCGATGCCGACAAGGTGGTGTTGGCCGATCTCAACGGGCACGCGGCCGACAATGAATTCACGGGCGCACTGACTTTCGACCGCAAGGCGGCAAAGACTGCGGCGAGTGGTTCGCTTGCGCTCTCCAAGGCTGATCTCGGCTGGCTCGGAGAGGCGGTGTTCGGGCAGATCAACGATCCGTCCAATGGCCAGCTGACGACGGCAGCACTCGGCCAGCCGCTTTTCCGCGATCTCGACGTCAATCTGAAGCTCAGCGCCAAGCAGTTCTGGCCGGGGCTTTTCAATACTGCTGTCAATGATTTCACCTCCGATGTTGCCTACAAGGGCGACGAGATGCAGCTCAACAACATGGCCGGCAATTGGGACGGCGGCGCGCTTTCGGGCAATATGCTCTTTACCAATGCCAATGGTACGGGTTTCCTGCAGTCGCGGCTGACGCTTGCCGATTCCGATCTCGGCGGTGTCGTCTGGTCGCGCGACGGCGCGCCTGTCGCCAACGGCAAGTTCGGCATGTCGCTTTCGCTCGAAGCTTCGGGCAAGACGGTTGCGGACATTGCGAGCTCGCTGAACGGCTCGGGCGAAATCCGGCTCGGCGAGACGAGCGTTCGCGGGCTGAACCTCGCGATCCTGGCGCCGCTACTGGCCGCCACCGATCCGATGCAGGATCAGATCAATGCCGGCAAGATACATCCGATTGTCGAGACGCTGCTGAACAATGGCGAGGCGAAGCTGCCGCCGCTCGGCATTCCCTTCAACGTGACGGACGGCACGCTGCGGGTCCAGAATGTCAGTGTCGCCAACGATCTCGCGCATCTGACAGCCGATGCGCAGATCGAGCTGCCGCAGGAGCGTATCAGCGCGACGCTTGGCATCAACCTCAATCCGGGCGCGGAGGCACTGTCGGGAGCGGAGCCGGGCATCCGGCTGAACTTCTCCGGCCTGCTCGCTTCACCGGGCAAGACGATGGATGTGACCGATATCACCAGCTTTCTCTCGCTGCGCGCCTTCGAACGCGAGCGGCGGCGTGTCGAGCGGCTGCAGACCAATGTCCTGGAAAAGCAGCGGCTGCGGCGCGAAGTGGCGCTCTATCGCTTCAATGATGCCCAGCGCGTTGCGGCTGCCGAAATCGAGCGGCAGCGAAAGGCCGAGGAAGAGCGGCTGCGGGCGCTCGCACAGCAGGCGGCTGAGCGCAAGGCCGAAGCCGAGGCGAAGGCTGCCGCCGAAGCGAAGGCCAAGGCGGAAGCGGAGGCACAAGCGAGGGCTGCTGCAGAGGCCGAGGCTGCGCGCCGTTCTGTGCCTCAGCCCGGGCAACTCAATTTCGACCAGGTGCCGGGCGTCCAGGCACAATAA